A genomic region of Exiguobacterium sp. Helios contains the following coding sequences:
- the ftsY gene encoding signal recognition particle-docking protein FtsY, which produces MSFFKKLKDRLTTSTQEVTSKFTEGLTKTRDGLANAVNDLVYRFREVDEDFFEELEEVLIQADVGVTTTMDLVEKLKVEVKRKNVKDTKEVRDVLVEVVASMLVEEEESELDLSHELNVILFVGVNGVGKTTTIGKLANRLKNEGKTVMLAAGDTFRAGAIDQLQVWGERSGVPVIRQGEGSDPAAVIYDAVQAAKARKVDVLICDTAGRLQNKVNLMNELEKVKRVIEREIPGAPHEVLLALDATTGQNAMVQAKAFKQATDVSGIVLTKLDGTAKGGIVLAIKNELDLPVKFVGLGEKIDDLQPFDAEQFVYGLFGDVFEEKETVEEVREED; this is translated from the coding sequence ATGAGTTTCTTTAAAAAATTAAAAGATCGTCTGACGACATCCACGCAAGAAGTGACGTCGAAGTTTACAGAAGGCTTGACGAAAACACGGGACGGGTTGGCGAATGCCGTCAACGATCTCGTCTACCGTTTCCGTGAAGTCGACGAAGATTTTTTCGAAGAGTTGGAAGAAGTATTGATTCAGGCCGATGTCGGTGTCACGACAACGATGGATCTTGTTGAAAAGTTAAAAGTTGAAGTCAAACGTAAAAACGTCAAGGATACAAAAGAAGTGCGTGACGTACTGGTCGAAGTCGTCGCGAGCATGTTGGTGGAAGAGGAAGAGTCGGAACTGGATCTCAGTCACGAACTCAATGTCATCTTATTTGTCGGTGTCAACGGCGTCGGGAAAACAACGACGATCGGTAAACTGGCGAACCGTCTGAAAAACGAAGGCAAAACGGTCATGCTCGCAGCCGGAGATACGTTCCGGGCCGGTGCCATCGATCAACTACAAGTCTGGGGTGAACGTTCCGGTGTGCCTGTCATTCGTCAAGGTGAAGGGTCGGACCCGGCGGCAGTCATCTATGATGCGGTTCAAGCCGCTAAAGCACGAAAAGTCGACGTCCTGATTTGCGATACTGCCGGTCGACTGCAAAACAAAGTCAATTTAATGAATGAACTCGAAAAAGTAAAACGTGTCATCGAACGGGAAATTCCGGGGGCGCCGCATGAAGTATTGCTTGCGCTTGACGCGACGACCGGTCAAAATGCGATGGTTCAAGCAAAAGCCTTTAAACAAGCGACGGATGTCAGCGGGATCGTTTTGACGAAGCTCGACGGAACAGCGAAAGGCGGAATCGTCCTTGCGATTAAGAACGAGTTGGATTTGCCGGTGAAATTCGTTGGTCTCGGTGAAAAAATTGATGACTTACAACCGTTCGATGCTGAACAATTCGTATATGGATTATTTGGAGATGTCTTTGAAGAAAAAGAAACGGTCGAAGAAGTCCGAGAAGAGGACTGA
- a CDS encoding ribonuclease HII — protein MNITEIKARLAIVSQGEFEQVKIEFAQDTRKGVVAALKQAERRLLNEEQQRLQFQERSCFEDQYRAQGHQRIAGVDEVGRGPLAGPVVAAAVILPVDFYHPGLTDSKQMSKKQRLAAYEHIQEVAEVAIGIVEPEEIDRINIYQASKQAMQQAVAQLTPDALLVDAMTLDVDLPQESLIKGDARSISIAAASVVAKETRDTMMEQYAMIYPEYGFDQHAGYGTAQHLQALDRVGVTPIHRKTFKPVLDRL, from the coding sequence ATGAACATTACTGAAATCAAAGCACGATTAGCAATCGTCTCACAGGGAGAATTTGAACAAGTAAAAATCGAATTCGCACAAGATACCCGAAAAGGAGTCGTCGCTGCCCTGAAACAAGCAGAACGCCGGTTGTTAAACGAAGAGCAACAACGACTTCAGTTTCAAGAACGATCGTGTTTTGAAGACCAGTACCGCGCGCAAGGTCACCAGCGTATTGCTGGAGTGGATGAGGTCGGTCGGGGACCGCTTGCGGGTCCGGTCGTCGCAGCAGCTGTTATTTTACCAGTGGATTTTTATCATCCCGGGCTGACAGATTCAAAACAGATGTCGAAAAAACAACGACTTGCTGCATATGAGCATATTCAGGAAGTCGCAGAAGTCGCAATCGGTATCGTCGAACCGGAAGAAATTGACCGGATCAACATTTACCAGGCCTCTAAACAGGCTATGCAGCAGGCTGTCGCTCAATTGACGCCGGATGCCCTGTTAGTGGACGCGATGACGCTTGATGTCGATCTCCCACAGGAATCCTTGATCAAAGGGGATGCCCGGAGCATCTCGATTGCAGCAGCAAGTGTCGTCGCGAAAGAAACACGGGATACGATGATGGAACAATACGCCATGATCTACCCGGAATATGGCTTTGACCAACATGCCGGATACGGGACGGCACAACACTTACAGGCACTCGACCGTGTAGGTGTGACGCCGATTCACCGGAAGACATTTAAACCGGTCCTCGACCGACTTTAG
- the rplS gene encoding 50S ribosomal protein L19, protein MNTQQLFREITQEQIKSDVPAFRPGDTVRVHVKVVEGTRERIQLFEGVVIKRHGGGISETFTVRKISYGVGVERAFPLHSPRVAQIEVVRYGKVRRAKLYYLRNLRGKAARIKEIRR, encoded by the coding sequence ATGAACACACAACAATTGTTCCGTGAAATTACACAAGAACAAATCAAGTCAGACGTCCCTGCATTCCGTCCTGGTGATACAGTCCGCGTCCACGTTAAAGTCGTCGAGGGTACGCGTGAGCGGATCCAGCTTTTCGAAGGCGTAGTCATCAAACGTCACGGTGGCGGCATCAGCGAAACGTTTACAGTTCGTAAGATTTCTTACGGAGTTGGCGTTGAGCGTGCATTCCCGCTTCACTCACCACGTGTTGCGCAAATCGAAGTCGTTCGTTACGGTAAAGTCCGTCGTGCGAAACTTTACTACCTCCGTAACCTTCGCGGTAAAGCGGCTCGTATTAAAGAAATTCGTCGTTAA
- the rpsP gene encoding 30S ribosomal protein S16 has protein sequence MAVKIRLKRMGANKSPFYRVVVADSRAPRDGRFIEQIGYYNPVAKPEAEVKLNEELALKWLAEGAKPSDTVRNLFSKAGIMEKFHNAKLAK, from the coding sequence ATGGCAGTTAAAATTCGTCTTAAGCGCATGGGCGCAAACAAATCACCTTTCTACCGTGTGGTAGTAGCAGACTCACGTGCACCACGTGATGGCCGTTTCATCGAGCAAATCGGATACTACAACCCGGTTGCTAAACCAGAAGCAGAAGTAAAACTTAACGAAGAGCTTGCTCTTAAATGGCTCGCTGAAGGTGCTAAACCTTCAGACACAGTTCGTAACCTCTTCTCAAAAGCTGGTATCATGGAGAAATTCCACAACGCGAAACTCGCGAAGTAA
- the ylqF gene encoding ribosome biogenesis GTPase YlqF, whose protein sequence is MTIQWFPGHMAKARREVTEKLKLIDVVIELVDARLPMSSRNPMVEQITAGKPRLIVLNKSDMADARLTEKWMQALRKDGVDVIAVDAKHNKGLGQIHEGALRLMKDKHDRMRDKGRNPSAIRALIIGIPNVGKSTLINRLAGRNIAITGDRPGVTKRQQWIKMKTGEMELLDTPGILWPKFDDQLVGYRLAATGAIKDDILNIDDIALFAIRELMTRYPEQLKLRYRLKEITGEAVDVLEAIGKNRGFVTGGYVDFERTSEMLLHELRTEKIGRVTLETVEEWATVTE, encoded by the coding sequence ATGACAATACAATGGTTCCCGGGACACATGGCGAAAGCACGCCGTGAAGTCACGGAAAAATTAAAGTTGATTGATGTCGTCATCGAATTGGTGGATGCGCGGTTACCGATGTCGAGCCGTAATCCGATGGTCGAACAAATCACAGCAGGAAAACCGCGACTGATCGTCCTGAATAAATCAGACATGGCTGATGCCCGTCTGACCGAAAAGTGGATGCAGGCACTGCGGAAGGATGGTGTCGACGTCATCGCAGTCGATGCGAAGCATAACAAAGGGTTAGGACAGATTCATGAAGGTGCCTTACGCCTGATGAAAGACAAACATGACCGGATGCGGGATAAAGGGCGGAATCCAAGTGCGATTCGAGCTTTGATCATCGGAATTCCGAACGTCGGGAAATCAACGTTGATCAATCGGTTGGCTGGACGGAACATCGCGATTACAGGCGACCGTCCAGGTGTGACGAAACGTCAACAATGGATCAAAATGAAGACGGGTGAGATGGAACTGCTTGATACACCGGGAATTCTCTGGCCGAAGTTTGATGACCAGCTTGTCGGCTACCGGTTAGCGGCAACGGGCGCCATTAAGGATGATATCCTGAATATTGATGATATTGCCTTGTTTGCAATCCGTGAGTTGATGACTCGTTATCCGGAACAATTAAAACTGCGTTATCGTCTCAAGGAAATCACGGGAGAAGCTGTTGATGTATTAGAAGCCATCGGAAAAAACCGTGGTTTCGTAACCGGCGGCTATGTCGACTTTGAGCGGACAAGTGAAATGTTACTTCACGAGCTCCGAACGGAGAAAATTGGTCGGGTTACGCTCGAGACCGTCGAAGAGTGGGCGACTGTTACAGAATAA
- a CDS encoding putative DNA-binding protein → MTLDKTNRMNYLIDFYQELLTPKQRNYMSLYYLDDFSLGEIADEFEVSRQAVYDNIKRTEAMLEQYEERLSLFAKYEQRKILLDQLKQLDLPSEAHVTIMALEQLE, encoded by the coding sequence ATGACACTTGATAAGACGAACCGGATGAATTATCTGATTGACTTTTATCAGGAGCTTTTGACGCCGAAACAACGGAATTATATGTCACTCTATTACTTAGATGACTTTTCGTTAGGTGAAATCGCCGATGAGTTTGAAGTCAGCCGACAAGCAGTCTACGACAACATAAAACGTACGGAAGCGATGCTTGAACAATATGAAGAACGACTGAGTTTGTTCGCAAAGTATGAACAGCGAAAGATACTTCTTGATCAGTTGAAGCAACTAGACCTTCCGAGCGAAGCTCACGTGACCATTATGGCACTCGAGCAATTAGAGTAG
- the ffh gene encoding signal recognition particle protein, with the protein MAFEGLSERLQASLAKMRGKGKISEADVKEMMREVRLALLEADVNFKVVKQFVNDVKERAVGQDVMTSLTPGQQVVKIVHDELTKLMGSEVSPLTLSNRPPTVIMMTGLQGAGKTTTVGKLANHLRKKQNRSPLLVAADIYRPAAIKQLETLGKQLELPVFSMGDQVSPQEIVTNALDYAKEHHHDIVLIDTAGRLHIDEDLMQELVDVKEIAKPNEIFLVVDSMTGQDAVNVAESFNEKLGVTGVILTKLDGDTRGGAALSIKAVTGAPIKFVGLGEKLDAIEPFYPERMASRILGMGDMLTLIEKAESQMDATRAKELEGKMRDASFTFDDFIEQLQQVKQMGPLDELLGMIPGAGKGKMKGLKNAQIDEKQLVYVEAIIQSMTKRERTEPEILNASRRKRIARGSGRSIQEVNRLIKQFEDMRKMMKQFSGQMGKGKKKGGFGLPFF; encoded by the coding sequence ATGGCATTCGAAGGATTATCGGAACGGCTTCAAGCCAGTCTCGCTAAAATGCGGGGTAAAGGTAAGATTTCTGAAGCGGACGTAAAAGAAATGATGCGTGAGGTTCGCCTTGCGTTATTAGAAGCTGACGTCAACTTCAAAGTCGTCAAACAATTCGTAAATGATGTGAAAGAACGTGCAGTCGGGCAAGATGTCATGACGTCTCTCACGCCAGGTCAGCAAGTCGTCAAAATCGTCCATGACGAATTGACGAAACTGATGGGGTCAGAAGTTTCTCCATTGACGTTATCGAACCGTCCGCCAACCGTCATCATGATGACCGGTTTGCAAGGGGCAGGTAAGACGACGACAGTTGGAAAACTTGCGAATCATTTACGGAAGAAACAAAATCGCAGTCCACTGCTCGTTGCAGCGGATATTTACCGACCGGCTGCGATCAAACAGCTCGAGACATTAGGAAAACAACTCGAACTGCCTGTTTTCTCAATGGGAGATCAGGTCAGTCCACAAGAGATTGTCACTAATGCCCTCGACTATGCAAAAGAGCATCACCACGATATCGTGTTGATCGATACGGCGGGACGCTTACATATCGACGAGGACCTCATGCAGGAACTGGTTGATGTGAAAGAAATCGCCAAACCGAATGAAATCTTCCTTGTCGTCGATTCGATGACGGGTCAGGATGCCGTCAATGTCGCCGAAAGCTTTAATGAAAAGCTCGGTGTGACAGGTGTCATCTTGACGAAGCTCGACGGGGATACTCGAGGCGGAGCAGCACTCTCCATCAAGGCAGTCACCGGAGCACCGATTAAGTTCGTCGGTCTTGGAGAGAAGCTGGACGCAATCGAGCCATTCTATCCGGAGCGGATGGCGTCACGGATTCTCGGCATGGGAGATATGCTGACGCTGATTGAAAAAGCGGAGTCTCAAATGGACGCGACACGCGCCAAAGAGCTCGAAGGCAAAATGCGCGATGCATCGTTCACGTTTGACGATTTCATCGAGCAGTTACAGCAAGTGAAACAGATGGGTCCTTTGGATGAGTTGTTAGGAATGATTCCGGGTGCCGGTAAAGGAAAGATGAAGGGTCTGAAAAATGCCCAAATCGATGAGAAGCAACTTGTTTATGTCGAAGCGATTATTCAATCGATGACAAAACGAGAGCGGACTGAACCGGAAATTCTCAATGCGAGTCGTCGGAAACGGATTGCGCGCGGCAGTGGTCGTAGCATTCAAGAAGTGAACCGATTGATCAAGCAATTTGAAGACATGCGGAAGATGATGAAACAATTCTCCGGCCAAATGGGCAAAGGGAAAAAGAAAGGCGGCTTTGGCCTCCCATTCTTCTAA
- the rimM gene encoding ribosome maturation factor RimM (Essential for efficient processing of 16S rRNA) — protein sequence MEWLEVAKIANTHGLKGELKLLASTDFPEQRFKVGNDVFLESNGTYTPFTISSYRKHKQFIMVTFKGMQHINDVEKYKGSKLYVQPEALQELGEHEFYYHEIIGCTVFDGENEIGVVSDILETGANDVWTIKRPGKKDVLIPYIEQVVASIDVEAKRIQITPLPGLIEG from the coding sequence ATGGAATGGTTGGAAGTCGCAAAAATCGCCAACACGCACGGCTTGAAAGGCGAATTGAAACTACTGGCAAGCACAGATTTTCCGGAACAGCGCTTTAAAGTCGGCAATGATGTATTTTTAGAATCAAACGGAACATACACACCGTTTACGATCAGCAGTTACCGGAAACACAAACAGTTCATTATGGTGACGTTCAAAGGAATGCAACACATCAATGATGTCGAGAAATATAAAGGCTCGAAGTTGTATGTTCAGCCGGAAGCCTTACAGGAGCTCGGAGAACATGAATTTTATTATCATGAAATCATCGGCTGTACGGTCTTCGACGGTGAGAACGAAATCGGTGTCGTCTCTGATATTTTAGAAACGGGAGCGAATGACGTTTGGACAATCAAACGTCCTGGTAAAAAAGATGTTCTGATTCCCTATATCGAACAAGTCGTCGCCTCAATCGACGTCGAAGCAAAACGGATTCAAATCACACCGTTACCGGGTTTGATCGAAGGATGA
- a CDS encoding EscU/YscU/HrcU family type III secretion system export apparatus switch protein, producing the protein MKKAIALSYEEQMQAPKVVAKGSERVAERILEEALQHGIPIRQDETLVTLLDAVQVSEQIPNELYGVIAELFAFLYQLDQTGISKK; encoded by the coding sequence ATGAAAAAAGCCATCGCCTTATCATATGAAGAACAGATGCAGGCTCCTAAGGTCGTCGCGAAAGGATCAGAACGGGTGGCGGAGCGAATTCTCGAAGAAGCTCTCCAACACGGTATTCCGATACGGCAAGACGAGACGTTGGTCACATTGCTCGACGCCGTCCAAGTCTCAGAGCAAATTCCAAATGAATTATATGGGGTCATTGCCGAGTTATTCGCCTTTTTATATCAACTCGATCAAACAGGAATTTCGAAGAAATAA
- the trmD gene encoding tRNA (guanosine(37)-N1)-methyltransferase TrmD, which translates to MNITVLTLFPEMFTALNHSIVARAQEEKRIELNYVNFRDYSTNRHGRVDDSPYGGGAGMLLTPQPVFDAIAALPEANRRIIALTPTGRRFDQRLAEEWSTETELVFLCGHYEGFDQRIHDELVTDEVSLGDFVLTGGELAAMTMIDATVRLLPDVLGKSASHEDDSFSTGLLEYPHYTRPADFRGLVVPDVLLSGNHARIETWRREQALKRTLERRPDLLEQADLSEADRRYLQSISGLSND; encoded by the coding sequence ATGAACATCACGGTCCTGACGCTATTTCCGGAAATGTTCACGGCGCTCAATCACTCAATTGTCGCCCGTGCGCAAGAGGAGAAGCGGATTGAACTCAACTATGTCAATTTCCGGGACTATTCGACGAATCGTCATGGGCGCGTCGATGATTCTCCATACGGTGGAGGAGCCGGAATGTTATTGACTCCCCAACCGGTGTTTGACGCGATTGCGGCATTGCCAGAAGCCAACCGGCGAATCATTGCTCTGACACCGACGGGGCGGCGATTTGATCAGCGTCTTGCGGAAGAATGGTCAACCGAAACGGAGCTCGTCTTTTTGTGCGGTCATTACGAAGGCTTTGACCAACGGATCCATGATGAGCTCGTGACGGACGAAGTGTCGCTCGGTGACTTTGTTTTGACGGGCGGGGAACTTGCCGCGATGACGATGATTGACGCCACCGTACGCCTGTTACCGGATGTCCTTGGGAAATCAGCCAGTCATGAAGACGACTCGTTTTCGACCGGATTGCTCGAGTATCCGCATTATACGCGTCCGGCTGACTTTCGGGGTTTAGTGGTTCCGGATGTCTTATTGTCCGGCAATCATGCCCGGATCGAAACATGGCGACGTGAACAGGCATTGAAACGTACGCTTGAACGGCGACCGGATTTACTTGAACAGGCCGATTTGTCCGAGGCTGACCGTCGTTACTTGCAATCAATTTCAGGATTGTCAAACGACTGA
- the lepB gene encoding signal peptidase I — protein MKELFSWIKALVVALVIAFIIRTFLFVPVIVDGESMMPTLHNSDRMIVNKVPYYFNEPERGDIVVFHATETRDYIKRVIAVPGDTMYYKDDTLYVNDKKVEEPYLNEFKAQMNGVPLTEDFTLEEKTAQTTVPKGKVFVMGDNRQNSKDSRDIGFVDEDQIVGTTNFVFYPFNDVRSVN, from the coding sequence GTGAAGGAGTTATTTAGTTGGATCAAGGCGCTGGTCGTGGCGCTCGTAATTGCGTTCATCATCCGAACGTTTTTATTCGTTCCGGTCATTGTAGACGGCGAATCGATGATGCCGACGTTACACAATTCGGACCGAATGATTGTCAATAAGGTTCCTTATTATTTCAATGAACCGGAACGGGGAGACATCGTCGTCTTCCATGCAACGGAAACACGGGATTACATCAAACGTGTGATTGCTGTTCCAGGTGATACGATGTACTACAAAGATGATACGTTATACGTCAACGATAAAAAAGTCGAGGAACCTTATTTGAACGAGTTTAAGGCGCAGATGAACGGTGTTCCGTTAACAGAAGACTTTACATTGGAAGAAAAAACAGCACAAACGACCGTTCCCAAAGGAAAAGTATTTGTAATGGGAGATAATCGTCAAAACTCGAAAGACAGCCGGGACATCGGTTTTGTAGACGAAGACCAAATCGTCGGTACGACGAACTTCGTTTTTTATCCGTTTAATGATGTTCGATCGGTCAATTGA